In Carya illinoinensis cultivar Pawnee chromosome 7, C.illinoinensisPawnee_v1, whole genome shotgun sequence, the following are encoded in one genomic region:
- the LOC122317227 gene encoding bZIP transcription factor 53: MASVQRSASSGSDGGDPSLATVDERKRKRMLSNRESARRSRMKKQKQMEDLTNETSRLQMANSQLLQSISAKEQAYVAIESANNILRAQVMELTDRLRSLNSVLQIIEEVSGFSVDIPEIPDPLMNTWQLHHQMQPIVASADLFLS; the protein is encoded by the coding sequence ATGGCTTCGGTTCAACGATCTGCGAGTTCCGGATCCGATGGTGGTGACCCGAGTCTTGCGACGGTCGacgagaggaagaggaagaggatgcTGTCGAATCGCGAATCGGCTAGGCGGTCACGGATGAAGAAGCAGAAGCAGATGGAGGATCTTACGAACGAGACCAGCCGGTTGCAGATGGCGAACAGCCAGCTGTTGCAGAGCATCAGCGCTAAGGAGCAAGCCTACGTGGCGATCGAGTCCGCGAACAATATCCTCCGGGCCCAAGTCATGGAGCTAACCGATCGCTTGCGGTCCTTGAACTCGGTGCTTCAGATTATAGAGGAAGTGAGCGGGTTCTCAGTGGATATTCCAGAGATACCAGATCCGCTGATGAACACGTGGCAGCTCCATCATCAGATGCAGCCGATCGTGGCGTCCGCCGACCTGTTTCTGAGTTGA